The following proteins come from a genomic window of Vicia villosa cultivar HV-30 ecotype Madison, WI unplaced genomic scaffold, Vvil1.0 ctg.000580F_1_1, whole genome shotgun sequence:
- the LOC131629574 gene encoding uncharacterized protein LOC131629574 translates to MVARRNDDVISEELPMFVGAIVKTLNVNAGNREEDEFRAFGKFLRNNTPIFEEIEKIFREAEDWWGNTVQRFDEEGIEVTWAHFRDAFLENYFLEDVRGKKEVEFLELKQGNGTMAEYAARFQELIKYCPHYNTANAERSKCLKFVNGLILEIKKAIGYQPISHFIELVNKNRIYDKFYLISSYLERESF, encoded by the exons ATGGTTGCAAGACGGAATGATGATGTTATTTCTGAGGAGTTGCCGATGTTTGTTGGTGCTATTGTGAAGACTTTGAATGTGAATGCTGGTAATAGAGAAGAGGATGAGTTTCGTGCTTTTGGTAAATTCTTGAGGAACAATACACCTATCTTTGAGgagattgagaagatctttcgg gaagctgaggattggtggggTAACACTGTTCAGaggtttgatgaagaaggaatTGAGGTTACTTGGGCTCATTTCCGTGATGCATTTCTAGAGAACTACTTTCTAGAAGATGTGCGTGGGAAGAAAGAGGTTGAGTTTCTTGAGCTGAAGCAGGGTAATGGAACTATGGCAGAGTATGCTGCAAGATTTCAGGAGTTGATTAAGTATTGTCCTCATTACAATACTGCTAATGCTGAGAGGTCTAAGTGTCTCaagtttgtgaatggtttgaTACTTGAGATTAAGAAGGCTATTGGTTATCAACCGATTTCACATTTTATTGAGTTGGTCAACAAGAATAGGATCTATGACAAATTTTACTTGATAAGTTCCTATCTAGAGAGAGAATCTTTTTAA